In a single window of the Treponema primitia ZAS-1 genome:
- a CDS encoding metallophosphoesterase, producing the protein MKILCISDQIDPLVYSSAIKERFKDVDMILSAGDLPMDYLDFVISSLNRPLLFVFGNHNLEDLNFFNNGVNLPAGRGFGATHIGSRIIIEEGLIVAGLGGSMRYNRGENQFTNFQMYMEICKLIPAMLFNRVFRGRFLDVLLTHASPMGIHDREDPCHRGFEAFLWFMRVFKPKYLIHGHIHLYDLSTVRTTGYNKTQVINAYSHYIIDIGENKL; encoded by the coding sequence ATGAAAATCCTCTGTATTTCCGATCAAATTGATCCCCTGGTCTATTCATCCGCCATCAAAGAGCGTTTCAAAGATGTTGATATGATCCTCTCTGCGGGGGATTTGCCCATGGATTACCTGGATTTTGTAATTTCCAGCCTGAACAGGCCCCTTCTTTTTGTATTTGGAAATCATAATCTGGAGGATCTTAATTTTTTTAATAATGGGGTGAATCTCCCGGCCGGCCGTGGTTTTGGGGCCACCCATATCGGTTCCCGAATAATCATTGAGGAGGGACTGATCGTTGCAGGATTGGGGGGCTCTATGCGGTACAACCGGGGGGAAAATCAGTTCACCAATTTTCAAATGTACATGGAAATATGCAAGCTGATCCCGGCTATGCTGTTTAACCGTGTTTTTCGGGGACGTTTTCTGGATGTGCTCCTGACCCATGCCTCCCCGATGGGCATCCATGACCGGGAAGATCCCTGCCACCGGGGATTCGAAGCCTTTCTATGGTTCATGCGGGTATTTAAACCGAAATATCTTATCCATGGACATATTCATTTGTACGATTTATCCACAGTGCGTACCACAGGGTATAATAAAACCCAGGTGATCAACGCCTACAGCCATTACATCATTGATATAGGGGAAAACAAACTATGA
- the pdxY gene encoding pyridoxal kinase PdxY, with the protein MAILSIQSHVVYGYAGNTAAVFPLQRLGREVWAVNTVEFSNHTGYGAWRGKVLDVSLAEELVAGIEDRGVLGNCEAVLSGYMGDAGVGHAVIGAVQKVKAVSPKAIYCCDPVMGDVGRGFYVHADIPNMFKNEVIPRADITTPNQFELEALTGQDTSSLVNARKAIDQIHAAGPKVVLVTSYREKGGIENHIEMLASDGSSIYRVRTPELPMGAGMAGSGDVTTALFLSRYLETGNVRDTLELTAASIFGVMDTTYKAKSRELQIIKAQTELVKPSNTFKAEKL; encoded by the coding sequence ATGGCTATTCTGTCAATTCAATCTCATGTGGTGTACGGGTATGCGGGGAATACCGCTGCGGTTTTCCCCCTCCAGCGTCTGGGCCGGGAGGTCTGGGCGGTAAACACCGTTGAATTTTCTAACCACACAGGCTATGGAGCCTGGCGCGGCAAGGTCCTTGATGTAAGTTTGGCGGAAGAGCTGGTGGCGGGCATCGAAGACCGGGGTGTCCTGGGGAACTGCGAGGCGGTTCTTTCAGGCTATATGGGAGATGCCGGGGTGGGTCATGCGGTAATCGGCGCCGTTCAAAAAGTCAAGGCGGTTTCCCCAAAGGCTATCTACTGCTGCGATCCCGTGATGGGGGATGTGGGCCGCGGATTCTATGTCCACGCCGATATCCCGAATATGTTTAAAAACGAAGTAATTCCCCGGGCGGACATCACCACCCCCAATCAGTTTGAGTTGGAGGCGCTTACGGGGCAGGACACCTCAAGCCTGGTCAACGCACGGAAGGCCATAGATCAGATCCACGCTGCGGGCCCCAAGGTGGTGTTAGTAACCAGCTACCGGGAAAAGGGCGGAATAGAAAACCACATCGAAATGCTGGCCTCCGACGGCAGCTCGATCTACCGTGTCCGCACCCCGGAACTCCCCATGGGCGCCGGAATGGCGGGCTCCGGCGATGTGACCACCGCCCTTTTCCTGTCGCGGTACCTGGAAACCGGCAATGTCCGGGATACCCTGGAACTGACCGCAGCCTCCATCTTCGGCGTTATGGACACTACCTACAAGGCAAAGAGCCGGGAATTGCAGATAATCAAAGCCCAAACGGAACTGGTAAAGCCCAGCAATACTTTTAAGGCGGAGAAGCTGTAG
- a CDS encoding ComF family protein produces the protein MTKHFMYQAVRMAAYIREYLFPVDCPICGGELLDIDESWYGLCHPCMTNLSPGDEERCSSCGRPLISEQGQCLQCREGEAAPEGPHVFDGAFSIFPYTGKYRKLLTAYKFGRQLSIGNFLAERILEAVEQLPLTASERVFVPVPPRPGKVRKTGWDQVAYLGARLKKLDQLVYPCLKRLPSKSQKELNKANRKTNLRGKILCTKPVSGELILFDDVITTGATLDACAAALKASGAEKVYGICLFYD, from the coding sequence ATGACTAAACACTTCATGTATCAAGCCGTCCGGATGGCTGCCTATATCCGGGAGTATCTGTTCCCCGTGGACTGTCCTATCTGCGGCGGGGAACTTTTGGACATTGACGAGTCCTGGTACGGTTTGTGCCACCCCTGTATGACGAATCTTTCCCCGGGGGATGAAGAACGCTGCTCATCCTGCGGCCGCCCCCTTATCTCGGAGCAGGGGCAATGTCTGCAATGCCGGGAAGGGGAGGCGGCGCCCGAAGGGCCCCATGTTTTTGACGGAGCCTTCAGCATCTTTCCCTATACCGGCAAATACCGGAAACTTTTGACCGCCTATAAATTCGGAAGGCAGCTGTCAATCGGTAATTTTCTTGCGGAACGGATCCTGGAAGCGGTGGAACAGCTTCCCCTTACCGCTTCAGAAAGGGTTTTTGTTCCCGTTCCGCCCCGCCCGGGAAAGGTACGCAAAACCGGATGGGATCAGGTAGCTTATTTAGGGGCCAGGCTCAAAAAGCTAGACCAGTTGGTGTATCCCTGCCTGAAGCGTCTCCCCTCAAAAAGTCAGAAGGAGCTGAACAAGGCAAACCGGAAAACTAACCTTAGAGGAAAAATCCTCTGTACCAAGCCGGTAAGCGGGGAACTAATCCTCTTTGACGATGTGATCACCACCGGAGCTACCCTTGATGCCTGCGCCGCTGCTTTGAAGGCATCCGGAGCGGAAAAGGTGTACGGGATATGTCTATTTTATGATTGA
- the mutS gene encoding DNA mismatch repair protein MutS, with translation MLDQYRRIKRDHQGDVLFFRLGDFYEMFSDDALEVSALLNLTLTSRNGLPMCGIPYHAARSYIARLLKLGKRIAICEQLSEPTKGRGIVERKVVEVITPGTTVDEDFLDKGSSNYLGALSVCAGNVRLVSFAYIDLSTGEFYATSFTYDDAAQRVRGELERLQIRELIAQESLLEEFGEIAAAVLDRPSLVVNRWADWLFDLSRSRERLERQFCTASLRGFGLEDTSPEILSAGAILDYLGDTARSLIPHVRSLSLYGDTEFVGIDESSQRNLELVRNLRDGEGRFSLLEVMDETKTAMGRRLLKRRILHPLRDIDRINKRLDMVEAFYHGQGQLTGIREILGKTPDLERLCSRLAMDRAHGKDMLAVKNSLNAYDAVHGISKELGCTFETEAARSLDASSPAGDALVRLLELRELLERGLCEDPSILLTEGNLIRNGYNKQLDELRKLRDNGRSLLEEYLEEEREATGISSLKIRYNRLIGYFFEVTKLHLPKVPARFIRRQGIVQGERFTTDRLAALESDINGASDRVVDLEKKLFLEIRDKAKALIPELSAAAARIAELDCAQSLARAATVRGWIRPTVDGENRLEIREGRHPVVEAHLPGGEFIPNDVVLEEGGVLFALITGPNMAGKSTYLRQAALITIMAQAGSFVPAASANIGVTDRIYCRVGASDNLARGESTFLVEMNETAHILNTASEKSLVIMDEVGRGTGTNDGLSIAWAVSEELLNRIKCRTLFATHYHELSMLAHPGLANRSMEVLDRDGEIVFLRKLKEGPAAESYGLHVARLAGLSEGVLGRAAEIMERIREGEEILHKALPETAPPATVPDTPAGPVTTNTRVRRIAEDIAALDLNRITPLEALNRIHAWKALFDGKDPPKSPGKPQHPARGTSLQVRSNSGPTLFDDE, from the coding sequence ATGCTGGATCAATACCGGCGGATAAAACGGGATCATCAGGGGGATGTGCTTTTTTTTCGCCTGGGTGATTTCTATGAAATGTTTTCAGATGATGCTCTGGAAGTGTCCGCCCTTCTAAACCTCACCCTTACCAGCCGCAACGGGCTTCCTATGTGCGGGATCCCCTATCATGCGGCCCGTTCCTATATTGCCCGCCTGCTAAAACTGGGAAAAAGAATAGCCATCTGCGAGCAGCTTTCCGAACCGACAAAAGGCCGGGGTATCGTGGAACGGAAGGTGGTGGAGGTTATCACCCCGGGAACCACGGTGGACGAGGATTTCCTGGACAAGGGTAGTTCCAATTACCTGGGCGCCCTCAGCGTATGTGCGGGGAACGTCAGACTGGTTTCCTTTGCCTATATCGATCTTTCCACCGGGGAATTCTACGCCACATCCTTCACCTACGACGATGCGGCGCAGCGGGTCCGGGGGGAGCTGGAGCGGCTTCAGATTCGGGAATTGATAGCCCAGGAATCCCTCCTGGAAGAATTCGGCGAAATTGCCGCGGCTGTTTTGGACCGGCCTAGTCTGGTGGTGAATCGCTGGGCGGACTGGCTCTTCGATCTAAGCCGCAGCCGGGAACGGCTGGAACGGCAGTTCTGTACCGCAAGCCTCCGGGGTTTCGGCCTGGAGGATACGTCCCCGGAGATCCTCTCCGCCGGGGCCATCCTGGATTACCTGGGCGATACCGCCCGGAGCCTTATCCCCCATGTCCGGTCCCTCAGCCTCTATGGGGATACGGAGTTCGTGGGCATCGATGAATCTTCCCAGCGGAATCTGGAACTGGTCCGTAACCTCCGGGATGGCGAAGGCCGGTTCTCCCTCCTGGAAGTGATGGATGAAACCAAAACCGCCATGGGCCGCCGTCTTTTAAAACGGCGTATCCTCCACCCCCTGCGTGATATTGACCGCATCAACAAACGGCTTGATATGGTGGAAGCCTTCTACCATGGCCAGGGACAACTTACGGGGATCCGGGAAATTCTGGGGAAAACCCCCGACCTGGAACGGCTCTGTTCCCGGCTTGCCATGGATAGGGCCCACGGCAAGGATATGCTTGCGGTCAAAAATTCCCTCAATGCCTACGACGCTGTTCATGGGATAAGCAAGGAACTGGGCTGTACCTTTGAAACTGAGGCGGCCAGGTCCCTGGACGCCTCTTCCCCGGCCGGAGACGCCCTTGTCCGGCTCCTTGAACTCCGGGAGCTGCTGGAACGGGGGCTTTGCGAGGACCCTTCCATCCTGCTCACCGAAGGGAACCTGATCCGGAATGGGTATAACAAACAGTTGGACGAACTCCGCAAATTGCGGGATAACGGCCGTTCCCTCCTGGAGGAATATCTGGAGGAGGAACGTGAAGCTACGGGCATTAGCAGCCTGAAGATCCGGTACAACCGCCTTATCGGGTATTTTTTCGAGGTTACAAAACTACACCTTCCAAAGGTGCCGGCCCGTTTTATCCGCCGCCAGGGCATAGTTCAGGGAGAGCGCTTTACCACAGACCGGCTTGCCGCCCTGGAATCGGACATCAACGGCGCCTCGGATAGGGTGGTGGACCTGGAAAAAAAGCTTTTTCTGGAAATCCGGGACAAGGCCAAGGCGCTTATCCCGGAACTATCCGCCGCTGCCGCCCGGATCGCCGAACTGGATTGCGCCCAGTCCCTGGCCAGGGCAGCCACAGTCCGGGGCTGGATACGTCCGACGGTGGACGGTGAAAACCGCCTGGAGATCCGCGAAGGCCGTCACCCGGTGGTGGAGGCCCATCTGCCCGGCGGAGAATTTATCCCCAACGATGTGGTCCTGGAAGAGGGCGGGGTGCTCTTTGCCCTTATTACCGGTCCCAATATGGCCGGTAAGTCCACCTACCTCCGCCAGGCGGCGCTGATCACCATCATGGCCCAGGCGGGCAGCTTTGTCCCTGCAGCATCCGCAAATATAGGCGTTACCGACCGGATCTACTGCCGGGTGGGCGCATCGGACAACCTGGCCCGGGGGGAAAGTACCTTCCTGGTGGAGATGAACGAGACCGCCCATATCCTCAACACGGCCTCAGAAAAGAGCCTGGTGATCATGGATGAGGTTGGCCGGGGTACGGGAACCAACGACGGCCTTTCCATCGCCTGGGCGGTGAGCGAGGAACTGCTGAACCGCATCAAATGCCGTACCCTCTTTGCCACCCACTACCATGAACTTTCCATGCTGGCCCATCCCGGCCTGGCAAACCGTTCTATGGAAGTCCTGGATCGGGATGGAGAAATAGTATTTCTGCGGAAGCTCAAGGAAGGCCCCGCAGCGGAATCCTACGGCCTCCACGTGGCCCGTCTGGCAGGCCTCAGCGAAGGGGTCCTGGGGCGGGCGGCGGAGATTATGGAGCGAATACGGGAGGGTGAAGAGATCCTCCACAAGGCCCTGCCCGAAACGGCGCCTCCGGCAACGGTCCCGGATACCCCGGCCGGCCCGGTTACAACGAATACCCGGGTCCGGCGCATCGCCGAGGATATCGCCGCCCTGGACTTAAACCGCATAACCCCCCTGGAAGCCCTGAACCGTATCCACGCCTGGAAAGCCCTCTTCGACGGAAAGGACCCTCCCAAATCCCCCGGCAAACCCCAACATCCTGCGCGGGGAACTTCGTTGCAAGTACGGTCAAACTCCGGGCCGACGCTGTTTGACGATGAATAA
- a CDS encoding OmpH family outer membrane protein — translation MMKKCGIIAVIFLAVMMAPGVRSVAAQQLTRFAVVDLSRVYTQFFRESRAVREWEERSARVQTEVDRMTAEIQTLHGSLVDAEARGDEERALRLQNEVYRKQDFLRDYYQVKKTELEDQMKKLSQSGSFLEQVRDEIRFIAESEGYSMVLNQRENTGILWFSPTVDITEKLITNLRTKAGR, via the coding sequence ATGATGAAAAAATGTGGGATAATCGCTGTTATATTTTTAGCCGTTATGATGGCTCCTGGGGTAAGGTCCGTGGCCGCCCAGCAGCTAACCCGGTTTGCGGTGGTGGATCTTTCCCGGGTATACACCCAGTTTTTCCGGGAATCCCGGGCGGTTCGGGAATGGGAAGAACGGAGCGCCAGGGTTCAAACCGAAGTGGACCGGATGACTGCGGAAATTCAGACCCTCCACGGCTCTCTTGTGGATGCTGAAGCCCGGGGGGATGAGGAACGGGCATTGCGGCTTCAGAATGAGGTATACCGGAAGCAGGATTTCCTCAGGGATTATTACCAGGTTAAGAAAACCGAACTGGAGGATCAGATGAAAAAGCTATCCCAGTCCGGAAGCTTTTTAGAACAGGTCCGGGACGAGATCCGCTTTATCGCCGAAAGCGAAGGGTATAGTATGGTCTTAAACCAAAGGGAAAATACGGGTATACTTTGGTTCAGCCCGACCGTGGACATTACAGAAAAACTTATTACCAACCTACGAACTAAGGCCGGCAGATAG
- the bamA gene encoding outer membrane protein assembly factor BamA gives MEEGALMRIGVACTLILLLGFAVFAQETPGVSSREWYQGKPIKDVVFDGLRYVSSSEMDGIVAPFIGRAFNDDVFWEIHGRLYALEYFESITPSAVPADADGTAVIIRFRVVERPTVSRITFVGNDKIRRGELLDVVSLKVNDVANQAKLRLDETAVINKYLEKGFPDVRVSSETRPGKDGTVQVSFFINEGEKLTIDEILFEGNNIFSNRALRGQLTLKPKSAIMNDGAFQEAKLTADMAAITQYYRDRGYIDAEVTDVFREKKRDAKGNNNLTITFRIYEGRIYTFGGVTFEGNEIFTVEQLSALIRSKVGETVNARRVEADLQRVMGLYAENGYIFNSIIPNESRDTVTGVLSFRIGIVERGRAHIEHIIVRGNEKTKERVLLREIPLESGDVFSRTKLLDGHRNLMNLQYFSSVIPDMVPGSSDSLMDLVFTVEEQPTTDIQLGLTFSGSSDPDAFPISGLFKLNDRNFLGYGNVVGIELNGSPDTQSASLEYTQRWIFGLPLSGGFDFTVRHTKRQAAMDNEAPYFNGDETRAYPDGFDSYDDYVSESKYPPAVYLMNYDQWGLSLGFSTGYRFTTGLGNLGLAGGIRTGLVENIYDADIFRPFDPVLRKGNNDWVMANSLWTSISLDQRDVYYDPSKGYYGFQRFGYYGLFEFEREHYIKSDTKAEYFLTLFNLPITDNYSFKAVFGIHTGVSFILRQPSYSIPEIDDANKLVVDGMFVGRGWVGERLNRGLALWENWAEIRMPIVPGILALDWFFDAAAVKPTLDSFFNEFEMEDMRFSLGGGLRFAIPQFPFRFIFAKRFVVNDGEVKWQKGNMGDLDFIISFALSTY, from the coding sequence ATGGAAGAAGGAGCCTTGATGCGCATCGGTGTTGCATGTACGTTGATTTTATTACTTGGGTTTGCAGTCTTTGCGCAGGAGACCCCTGGTGTTAGTTCCCGTGAATGGTATCAGGGGAAGCCGATAAAGGATGTTGTTTTCGATGGGCTGCGTTATGTCAGTTCTTCGGAAATGGACGGAATTGTGGCGCCCTTTATCGGCCGGGCCTTTAATGATGATGTTTTTTGGGAAATCCACGGGCGGCTGTATGCCTTGGAGTACTTTGAATCCATCACTCCCAGCGCCGTTCCCGCCGACGCGGATGGAACTGCGGTTATAATCCGGTTCAGGGTGGTCGAACGTCCCACGGTTTCCCGTATTACCTTTGTGGGTAACGATAAGATACGCCGGGGGGAGCTGCTGGATGTTGTTTCCCTTAAGGTAAACGATGTGGCTAACCAGGCTAAACTGCGGCTTGATGAGACGGCGGTGATTAATAAATATCTGGAAAAGGGGTTCCCCGATGTACGGGTCAGCTCCGAAACCAGGCCGGGCAAGGATGGTACTGTCCAGGTTAGTTTCTTTATCAACGAAGGGGAAAAGTTAACCATCGATGAAATACTGTTTGAGGGGAACAACATCTTTTCAAACCGGGCTCTTCGGGGCCAGCTCACCTTAAAGCCCAAGAGCGCTATCATGAATGACGGCGCTTTCCAGGAAGCGAAACTTACCGCAGATATGGCAGCCATTACCCAGTATTACCGGGATCGGGGCTATATTGATGCCGAGGTGACCGACGTATTTAGGGAAAAAAAGCGGGATGCAAAGGGTAACAATAACCTGACCATCACCTTTAGGATCTATGAAGGGAGGATCTATACCTTTGGCGGCGTCACCTTCGAGGGAAATGAGATCTTTACCGTCGAACAGTTATCCGCCCTTATACGTTCCAAGGTTGGTGAAACCGTTAATGCCCGGCGGGTGGAGGCAGACCTTCAACGGGTAATGGGTCTTTACGCCGAGAACGGGTATATCTTTAACTCCATAATTCCCAATGAAAGCCGGGATACTGTTACCGGCGTCCTGTCCTTCAGGATTGGCATTGTGGAACGGGGAAGGGCCCATATTGAGCATATTATTGTCCGGGGAAATGAGAAAACCAAGGAACGGGTATTGCTGAGGGAAATTCCTCTGGAAAGCGGGGATGTATTTTCCCGGACCAAACTGCTGGATGGCCATCGTAATCTTATGAATTTGCAGTACTTCTCCAGCGTAATCCCCGATATGGTCCCGGGAAGCAGTGACAGCCTGATGGACCTGGTATTTACCGTGGAAGAGCAGCCTACCACGGATATCCAGTTAGGCTTAACCTTTTCCGGTTCCTCCGACCCCGACGCTTTTCCCATTTCGGGTTTATTCAAATTGAACGATCGTAACTTCCTGGGTTACGGCAATGTAGTTGGGATAGAGCTAAACGGCTCACCGGATACCCAGAGCGCATCCCTGGAATATACCCAGCGATGGATCTTCGGGCTGCCCCTGTCCGGGGGCTTTGATTTTACGGTACGCCATACGAAGCGCCAGGCAGCCATGGATAACGAAGCTCCCTACTTCAACGGAGATGAGACCAGGGCCTACCCCGATGGTTTTGATTCCTATGACGATTATGTCAGCGAAAGCAAATACCCACCGGCGGTCTATCTTATGAATTATGACCAATGGGGACTCTCGCTGGGATTTTCCACGGGGTATCGTTTTACCACCGGCCTTGGAAATCTTGGGCTTGCCGGGGGTATCCGGACGGGACTGGTAGAGAATATTTATGACGCCGATATTTTCCGTCCCTTTGATCCGGTCCTGCGGAAAGGGAATAATGACTGGGTAATGGCTAATTCGCTCTGGACCAGCATTTCCCTGGATCAGCGGGATGTTTATTACGATCCCTCAAAGGGCTACTACGGGTTTCAGCGTTTCGGATACTACGGTCTTTTCGAATTTGAACGGGAGCATTATATAAAGTCCGATACCAAGGCGGAATATTTCTTAACCCTCTTTAACCTGCCCATAACAGATAACTATAGTTTTAAGGCGGTTTTTGGTATTCATACCGGGGTATCCTTTATTCTGCGCCAGCCCAGCTATTCAATCCCGGAGATTGATGATGCGAATAAGCTGGTTGTTGATGGTATGTTTGTCGGCCGGGGCTGGGTTGGTGAACGGCTTAACCGCGGCTTGGCGCTCTGGGAAAACTGGGCGGAGATCCGTATGCCCATTGTACCGGGTATCCTTGCCCTGGACTGGTTCTTTGACGCTGCGGCGGTTAAGCCGACCCTGGATAGCTTCTTTAATGAGTTCGAAATGGAAGATATGCGTTTTAGTCTTGGCGGAGGGCTCCGGTTTGCCATACCCCAGTTTCCCTTCCGGTTTATCTTTGCAAAACGCTTCGTAGTTAATGATGGGGAAGTTAAATGGCAAAAGGGTAATATGGGGGATCTTGACTTTATAATATCCTTTGCCCTGTCAACTTATTAA